A stretch of DNA from Bacillus sp. NP157:
GCAGCGTGAAGCGCAGGAAGCCGTAGCCACCGATCTTCAGCATCACCGCCGCCAGCACCACCGAACCACCGGTGGGTGCTTCCACGTGGGCGTCCGGCAGCCAGGTGTGCACCGGCACCATCGGCACCTTGATCGCAAAGCCCAGCAGGAAGGCGAAGAACAGCCAGCTCTGCTCGGTCATGCTGAGCTGCACCTTGGCCATGTCGGCCAGGGCAAAGCTGCCGCCGGTCTTGTGGTACAGGTAGATCAGGCCGATCAACATGAAGATCGAGCCGAAGAACGTGTAGATGAAGAACTTCAGCGTGGCGTAGACGCGGCGCGGGCCGCCCCAGATACCGATCAGGACGAACATCGGGATCAGCATCGCTTCGAAGAACACGTAGAACAGCAACGCGTCCGTCGCGCAGAACACGCCGATCATGCAGCCCTCGAGGACGAGCATGGCGGCCATGTACTGGTGCGGCTTGTTCTGCACCACTTCCCACGCACCCACGATCACCAGGATCTGGACGAAGGTCGTGAGCACGATCAGGGCAACGGAGATGCCGTCGACCGCGAGCGAGTAGTTGATGCCTAGCGAGGGAATCCAGCTGAAGGATTCACCCAGCTGGAGCGTACCCGTGGCGGCGTCGTAGGCAGGCAGGAGGGCAAGGCTGGCGGCGAAGGTGGCAACCGCGACCAGCAGCGAGATCCAGCGGGCGAGGCCTGGGCGACCGGCTCCGGCGAGCAGCACCGGGATGGCGCCGACGATCGGAAGCCAGATCAGCAGGCTGAGCAAGTGATTCGACATATAGCTCGTTTCCCTTATTGCCCGATCAGCCAGTACCCGCCCAGGAGCAGGATTAGGCCGAGGATCATGGCGAACGCGTAATGGAAGAGGAATCCGGACTGCAGGCGGCGTGCACCACCCGCGATGCGCTGCACGAGGCCAGCCGAGCCGTTGACGATGGCGCCGTCGATGATGGTCTGGTCACCCACCTTCGACAGGCCTTCGCCGAGCTTCACGCCGCCCTTCGCGAACACCGCGAAGTACAGTTCGTCGATCCAGTACTTATGGTCGAGCAGGTTGAAGATGGGCTTGAACGCGCTCTTCGCCTTGTCGGCGACGGCCGGGTTGAACAGGTAGATGTACGTGGCCGAGATGAAGCCGGCCAGCGCGATCAGGAACGGCCAAGCGATGAAGCCATGCAGGCCGGCGGCCACAGCACCGTGGAACTCGTGCGCGAGCTCGCCGAGCACGTTGTTCTCTTCCTTGACCTGGATGGCCTTGCCGAACCAGCCGTCGTACAGCATCGGCTTGACCGCGAAGAAACCGATCAGGATGGACGGGATCGCCAGCAAGACCAGCGGCACCGTCACCACCCACGGCGACTCGTGCGGTGCATGCTCGAGCACGCCCGGCGTGCCATGGCCATGGTCGTCATCGTGGTGGGCGTCGTCATGGTGGTCGGCGTGGGCGTCATGGCCATGGTGGCCGTGTGCCTTGTGCTGCACCGTGAAGCGCTCCTTGCCATGGAAGGTCATGTACAGGAGGCGGAAGCTGTAGAACGAGGTGACGAACACGCCGCCAAGCACGCAGAAGTACGCGTAGCTGGCGCCCCAGCGATGCGACTCGCCGACGGCCTCGATGATCGCGTCCTTCGAGTAGAAGCCCGAGAAGAACGGCGTACCGGCCAGGGCCAGCGAACCGATCCACATCGTGATCCAGGTGACCGGCATGTACTTGCGCAGGCCACCCATGTAGCGCATGTCCTGCTCGTGGTGCATGCCCATGATGACCGAGCCGGCGCCGAGGAACAGCAGCGCCTTGAAGAACGCGTGGGTCATCAGGTGGAACACCGCGCCGCTATAGGCGGACACGCCGAGCGCGACGGTCATGTAACCCAGCTGCGACAGCGTGGAGTACGCGATGACGCGCTTGATGTCGTTCTGCACGATGCCGATCAGGCCGGTGAAGAACGCGGTGGTCGAGCCGATCACCAGGATGAACGACAGCGCGGTCTCGGATAGTTCGAACAGCGGCGACATGCGCGCCACCATGAAGATGCCCGCGGTGACCATCGTGGCCGCGTGGATCAGCGCCGAGATGGGGGTCGGGCCTTCCATCGAATCCGGCAGCCACACGTGCAGCGGCACCTGGGCGGACTTGCCCATCGCACCGATGAACAGGCAGATGCCGATCACGGTGGCCGCGTCCCACGAATGGTCCTTGGTGATGTTGAGCACCTGGCCGACCAGCTCGGGGGCGTGGTCGAAGGCGGTCTGGTAGTCCAGCGTGTGCAGGAAGAACAGCACCGCCGAGATACCGAGCAGGAAACCGAAGTCACCCACGCGGTTGACCAGGAAGGCCTTGAGGTTGGCGAAGATCGCGGTCGGCCGCTTGTACCAGAAGCCGATCAGCAGGTACGACACCAGGCCCACCGCTTCCCAGCCGAAGAACAGCTGCATGAAGTTGTTGCTCATCACGAGCATCAACATCGAGAAGGTGAACAGGGAGATGTAGCTGAAGAAGCGCTGGTAGCCCGGGTCTTCCGCCATGTAGCCGATGGTGTAGAGATGCACCAGCAGCGACACGAAGGTGACCACCACCATCATCATGGCGGTGAGGCGGTCGACCATGAAGCCGACCGAGGCGTGGAAGCGGCCAATCTCGAACCAGGTGTAAACATCCTGGTTGAAGTTGTCCGCGCCACCCCAGACCAGCTGGTAGAGCACGTAGAACGACAGGCCGCAGGCGATCGCCACGCCCAGGATGGTGGCGCTGTGCGCCCCTGCCCGGCCGATCAGCTTGCCGAAGAGGCCGGCCAGGATCGCACCGGCCAGCGGGGCCAGGGCGATCGTCAGCAGGATTGAAAGCGAGAGACTCATCGGATCAACCCTTCATGCTGTCGATTTCGGCGACATTGATCGTGCTGCGATTACGGAACAGCAGGACCAGGATCGCCAGGCCGATGGCGGATTCCGCCGCGGCCACGGTGAGGATGAAGAACACGAACACCTGGCCCGACACGTCGCCGAAGAAGCGCGAGAAGGCCACGAAGTTGGTATTCACCGCCAGGAGCATCAGCTCGATCGCCATGAGCAGCACGATCACGTTCTTGCGGTTGATGAACAGGCCGGCGACAGCGATGCAGAACAGGATCGCGCCGAGGACGATGTAATGGGAAAGCGTGATCACTTGGCGTTCTCCTGCGTCGGATCGGCAGCCGGGGGCGCCGGCGGGGGGACCACCGAAGCCATCTGGGTCGGAGCCATCTTCACCACGCGGACGCGCTCGGTCGCCTGCACGGCAACCTGCTGCGAGGCCGACTGGTGGCGCACGCCGAGGCGCTCGCGAAGGGTCAGGGCCACGGCGGCCACGACACCCACGGTGAGGATCAGGGCGGCGATTTCGAACGGCAGCAGGAAGTCGGTGTACAGGGCCTGGCCCAGCCACGCGACGTTCGAGGTGCCGGCCGGGTTCGGACCGAGGACGTGGCCGTGCATGGCCTTCACGCCGATCATCGCCAGCATTTCGACCAGCATGACCAGTGCAACGATGATGCCCACCGGCAGGTAGCGGATGAAGCCCTCGCGGACGACCTCCTGCTTGATGTCGAGCATCATGACCACGAACAGGAACAGCACCATCACCGCGCCGACGTAGACGACGACAAGGGCGATGGCCAGGAACTCCGCTTCGGCCAGCAGCCAGACGCAGGCCATGCTGAAGAAGGTCAGCACCAGCGACAGCACGGCATGCACCGAGTTGCGCACGCTGATGACCATCAGGCCGGCGATGACGGCAATGCCTCCGAAGAGGTAGAAACAGATGAGTTGGAGCAGGTCGTTATTCATCGATGTGTCCGGGGCCCTTAGCGGTACGCCGCGTCCTGCGCGCGGGCGGCGGCGATGTCCTGCTCGAAGCGGTCGCCAATGGCCAGCAGCTGGCCCTTGGTCACCACGTTCTCGCCACGGTGTTCGAAGTGGTACTCGTGCACGTGCGTTTCGACGATCGAATCCACCGGGCAGCTCTCTTCGCAGAAGCCGCAGAAGATGCACTTGAACAGGTCGATGTCGTAACGCGTGGTGCGGCGCTGGCCATCTTCGGCGCGCGGCGCCGAGTCGATGGTGATCGCCAGCGCCGGGCACACCGCCTCGCACAGCTTGCAGGCGATGCAGCGCTCTTCACCGTTGGCGTAACGGCGCAGGGCGTGCAGGCCGCGGAAGCGGTTCGACTTGGGGATGTGCTCGAACGGATAGCGCATCGTGTATTTCGGGCTGAACATGTAGCGCATGGTCAGGCCCATGCCCTTGAACAGCTCGAGGAGCAGGAGGCTCTTGAAGTAGTGGGTTACGCGGGACATGGTTCTTTAGGCTCCCGTGCCAATGTGGACCCAGCCGAAATACTTCATGCAGCCGGCGACGAGGACCCAGACGATGGTGATGGGGATGAAGACCTTCCAGCCGAGGCGCATGATCTGGTCGTAGCGATAACGCGGGAAGCTGGCGCGGAACCACAGGAACAGGAAGGCGAAGATGAAGGCCTTGATGAACAGCCAGTGGAAGCCACCGTGGCCGATGACGCCCCACGACTCGGGGAACGGCGACAGCCAGCCACCGAGGAACAGGACCGAGGTGAGGAAGCTCACCAGGATCATGTTCGCGTATTCGGCCAGGAAGAACAGCGCGAACGGCGAGCCGGAATATTCCACGTGGAAGCCGGCGACGATTTCCGATTCACCTTCCGCGACGTCGAACGGCGCGCGGTTGGTTTCGGCCACGCCAGACACGAAGTAGATGACGAACACCGGCAGCAGCGGGATCCAGAACCAGTTCAGCGCGCCGCCCGCCTGGGCATCGACGATCGCGGTGAGGTTCAGGCTACCGGTCAGCACCAGCACGCAGACGATGGACATGCCCATCGCCAGTTCGTACGAGATGACCTGCGCCGCGGCGCGCATGGCGCCGAGCATCGCGTAACGCGAGTTGGAGGCCCAGCCGGCGAGGATGATGCCGTACACGCCCATCGAGGTCATCGCCAGCAGGTAGAGCACGCCGGCATTGACGTTGGCGAGCACCACGCCCGGGCTGAAGGGCAGCACCGCCCACGCGCACAGTGCCGGTACCAGGGCCAGCATCGGCGCAAGGAAGTACAGGAACCTGTTCGCGTTGGTCGGCAGCACCACTTCCTTGAGCAGCAGCTTCACCACGTCGGCGAAGGCCTGCAACAGGCCGGCGGGGCCGACCTTGTTCGGCCCCATGCGCACGTGCATCCAGCCCAGTACCTTGCGCTCCCACCAGACGTAGAGCGCGACGCCGATCACCAGCGGCAGCACGATCGCCAGGATGTAGAGCACCGGCAGCAAGAGGTGGTCGAAAAGTTGATCGGCCATGGGTTACGCCTTGCTCAGGGTGATGGCTGCGCCGTAAGGCGGCAGCATCGCGGTTTCGGAAAGCGCGGCGTCGATCCACGCGGCGCCATTCGGCACCGAGCCATCGATCACCAGCGGAAGCACGCTGTCACCGACGCGGACCTTGCCGCCATCGGCCACGCCGAGCTTGCCGGCTTCGTCCGCGTTGATGCGCACGGCGGCCGGACGGTTCAGCGGGTGGGCATTCAACGCACCGGCGCGGCGCAGCACCGCGTCGCCGCGATAGATCGGCACCGTGGCGATGCGCGAGAAGCCGGTGCCTTCGACACGCTGGGCCAGCTGCGGACGACGCTCCGACGCACGCTCCTGCATGCCGTCGCGCAGGCCGGCGAGGTCGTCGAACTCGAAGCCCGAAGCCTTGAGCATGCCGCCCAGCGCGCGCAGCACCTTCCAGCCCTGGCGAGCGTCGCCCGGGGCCTTCGCGCCGGCGACCAGCGCCTGCTTCGTGCCTTCGGCGTTGACCAGGGTGCCGTCCAGTTCCGGTGCGAGCGCGATCGGCAGGATCACGTCGGCCGAATCCTTCAGGGCATCGGAGGCATAGGAAGCGAACGCGACCACGGTCTGCGCCGAGTGCATGGCATGCTGGGCCAGTGCACCGTCGGCGAAGTCATGCGGCGGCTCCACGTTGTAGAGCACGTAGCCCTTGCGCGGCTGCGCCAGCATGGCGCGTGCATCGAGGCCACCCGCGGTCGGCAGCACGCCGACGCTGGACAGGCCGATGGCATTGGCACCGCCCGGCAGTTCGTTGAACGCCGCACCGGCAGCCTGCGCGATGAAGCGCGCGATGGCACGCAGCCACGAAGCTTCTGGATGGTTCGCAGCGGCGTGGCCGAAGATCACCACGGCGCCTTCAACGGCGAACGCGTTGTAGGCGGCGCGATGCTCGTCGGTCGTCGTCGTGGCGTTTACCACGCTGGCGATCGACTCAGGCACGGTCGCACCGTTCTCGGCCGCCACCTTGGCGAACTGCAGCAGCTCGCCGACGAGCTCGTGCGGCGCGGCCACGGCTTCACCAGCCAGGGCGTAGTTGAAGTTGAAGTGTGCCGGGTTCACCGCGAACACCATGGCGCCCTTCTTGGCGGCCTGGCGGATGCGGTGGTTGAGCAACGGCACTTCGTTGCGCAGGTCGGAGCCGACGATCAGCGCCGACTTCACCTTGTCCAGCGAGGCCACCGGGGAGGCAAACGGCTGGGCGAACGCGTTGTCGGCGAAATCGAGCTGGCGCAGGCGATGGTCGACGTGGGCGCTACCCAGGCCGCGGGCGAGGCGGACGAGCAGCTCGCCCTCCTCGTTCGTCGTCGCCGGATGCACGAGCACGCCAAGGTCGGAACCGGCGACGCTCTTCAGCGCTTCGCTGGCGACGGCGAGCGCGTCGTCCCACGTGGTCGTGGCCCACTGGCCGTTGCGCTTGACCATCGGTGCCTTGACGCGATCCGCCGCGTACAGGCCCTGGTGGCTGTAGCGGTCACGGTCCGACAGCCAGCATTCGTTGATCGCTTCGTTGTCGCGCGGCACCGTGCGCAGCACTTCGCCGCGGCGGGTGTGCAGCCACAGGTTCGAACCCAGCGCGTCGTGGTAAGCCACCGACGGACGGGCGACCAGTTCCCAGGCGCGGGCCTGGAACTGGAACGGCTTGTTGGTCAGCGCGCCGACCGGGCAGACGTCGATGATGTTGCCCGACAGTTCGCTCTCGATCGTCTTGCCGATGTAGGTGCCGATCTCGAGGTTTTCACCGCGGCTCATGCCACCCAGTTCGTACGTACCGGCGATCTCGCTGGTGAAGCGGACGCAGCGCGTGCACTGGATGCAGCGGGTCATCTCGGTGGCGATCAGCGGGCCGAGGTTTTCGTCGGCAACCGTGCGCTTGCGCTCTTCGTAGCGGGACACCGAACGGCCGTAGCCGAGCGAGACGTCCTGCAGTTCGCATTCGCCGCCCTGGTCGCAGATCGGGCAGTCGAGCGGATGGTTGATCAGCAGGAACTCCATCACGTTGCGCTGTGACTTGAGTGCCTTGTCCGAACGCGTGAACACCTTCATGCCCTCGCCCACCGGCGTGGCGCAGGCCGGTGCCGGCTTCGGCATCTTCTCGATCTCCACCAGGCACATGCGGCAGTTGGCGGCGATCGGGAGCTTGCGGTGATAGCAGAAGCGCGGGATGGGAATCCCGACGGCATCCGCCGCCTGGATGATCATCGACCCCTTGGCTACCTGCACCGGAACGCCATCGATCTCGATATTGACGAGATCCGGCGCGGCATTGGCTACGGGCTGCGCACTCATGCAGCGACTCCAGTGGTGGCCGTGCCAGCCGGGCCGTCCACGATGGAACGGCCGTGCTGCACGTAGTATTCGAATTCGTGCCAGAAGTGGAACAGGAAGCCCTGCACCGGCCACGCCGCGGCTTCGCCGAACGCGCAGATGGTGTGGCCTTCGATCTGGCCCGCGACGGCCTTCAGGCGGTGCAGGTCATCCTGCGTGCCCTTGCCTTCCACGATGCGCGACAGCACGCGGTGCATCCAGCCGGTGCCTTCGCGGCACGGGGTGCACTGGCCGCACGACTCCGCCATGTAGAAGCGCGAGATGCGGTGGCAGGCGCGAACCATGCAGGTGGTTTCGTCCATCACGATCACGGCGCCGGAGCCCAGGCCCGAACCCGCCTTCTGCAGCGAGTCGTAGTCCATGGTGCATTCCATGATCTTCTCGGCCGGCAGAACCTTCATCGAGGAGCCGCCAGGGATGCAGGCCTTGAGCTTCTTGCCGCCGCGGATACCGCCGGCCATCTGCAGCAGTTCGGAGAACGGCGTGCCGAGGCGGATCTCGAAGTTACCCGGGTTGGCGACGTGGCCCGACACCGAGAAGATCTTCGGGCCACCGTTGTTCGGCTTGCCGATGTTGAGGAACCACTCCGCGCCGTTGCGCAGGATCGCCGGCACCGAGGCGTAGGTCTCGGTGTTGTTGATCGTGGTCGGGCGACCGTAGAGGCCAAAGCCCGCCGGGAACGGCGGCTTGAAGCGCGGCTGGCCCTTCTTGCCTTCGAGCGATTCCATCAGCGCGGTTTCTTCGCCGCAGATGTACGCGCCGGCGCCGAGGGCGTTGTAGATGTCGACGTCGATGCCGGTGCCGTCGATGTCCTTGCCGAGCAGGCCCGCGGCGTACGCTTCCTTGAGCGCTTCCTCGATGTGCTCGAACGGCTCGTGGTGGAACTCGCCGCGCAGGTAGTTATAGGCGACGGTCGAGCCCGTGCAGTAGCACGCGATGGCCAGGCCTTCGAGGACCGAATGCGGGTTGAAACGCAGGATGTCGCGGTCCTTGCAGGTGCCCGGCTCGGATTCGTCCGAGTTGCACAGGATGTACTTCTGGCCCGGCGCATTGCGCGGCATGAAGGACCACTTCAGGCCGGTGGGGAAGCCGGCGCCGCCGCGGCCACGCAGCGAGCTCTTCTTGATCTCTTCGATCAGCGCGGCCGGATCCGGCTTTTCCGCCAGGATCTTGCGCCACGCCTTCCAGCCGTCGACCTTCTCGTAACTCTCGAGGGACCACGGCTTTTCAAAATGCAGGGTCGTGTAGACGACCTGGTGTTCCTGGGGTGCGGGTCCGACCGGACCGGTGGTGCTAGCCATTGCCCTTACCTCACTTCAGACCGTCGAGGATCGCGTCGACCGATTCGGCCGTCAGCTTCTCGTGGTAATGACCATTGACCACCATCATCGGTGCGCCAGCACACGCGGCCAGGCATTCCTCTTCCTGCTTGAGGTAGATGCGCCCGTCGGCGGTGCTTTCGCCCGTCTTGATGCCCAGCTTCTTTTCGCAATGGCGCACGAGGCCTTCGGCGCCGTTGAGCCAGCACGAGATATTGGTGCAGATCGCCACGTTGTTGCGGCCGACCGGCGTGGTCTCGAACATCGAATAGAAGCTCGCCACTTCGTAGGCCCAGATGGCCGGAAGCTCGAGGTACTTGGCGACCGCGGTGATCAGTTCATCGGTGAGGTAACCGACGTTCTGCTCCTGCGCCGCCATCAGCGACTGGATCAGCGCCGAGCGCTTGCGATCCGGCGGGAACTTGGAAACCCAATGGTCGATGTGACCGCGGGTGTGATCGTTGAGCACGGCGAGCGGATCGACGTCCTTTACCTGCTCGAAATGACCGGTGGCTTTCATGGTTCAGTTCACTCCGTCGACTTAGCGGTCGACTTCGCCGAAGACGAGATCGTAGGTGCCGATCATCGCGACGACGTCGGCAAGCATGTGGCCCCGTACGAACGCGTCCATCGAAGACAGGTGCGCGAAGCCCGGCGCGCGCAGGTGCACGCGGAACGGCTTGTTGGCACCGTCGGACACGAGGTAGCAGCCGAATTCACCCTTCGGTGCTTCCACGGCGGCGTAGGTTTCGCCGGCCGGGACGCCATAGCCCTCGGTAAAGAGCTTGAAGTGGTGGATCAGCGCTTCCATGTCGTTCTTCATCTCGACACGGCTGGGCGGGGCGACCTTGTAGTTCTGCACCATCACCGGGCCCGGGTTGGCCTTCAGCCAATCCACGCACTGGCGGATGATGCGGTTGGACTGGCGCATCTCTTCGACGCGGACCAGGTAACGGTCGTAGCAATCGCCGTTGACGCCGACGGGGATGTCGAAATCCATCGCGCCGTAGGCCGCGTAGGGCTGCTTCTTGCGCAGGTCCCACTCGATGCCCGAACCACGCAGCATGGCGCCGGTCATGCCCCAGGCCTGGGCCTTCTCGGGGGAGACCACGCCGATGCCGACCGTACGCTGCTTCCAGATACGGTTGTTGGTCAGCAGCAGTTCGTATTCGTCGACGCGCTTGGGGAAGTCGTTGGTGAACTCCGTGAGGTAGTCCAGCATCGAGCCTTCGCGCCACTGGTTCAGGCGCTTAAGGTCCCCGCCCTTGTGCCACGGCGACTCGCGGTACTGCGGCATCTGCTCGGGCAGGTCGCGGTACACGCCACCCGGACGGTAATACGTGGCGTGCATGCGCGCGCCGGACACGGCCTCGTACACGTCCATGAGCTCTTCGCGCTCGCGGAAGGCGTACAGGAACACCGCCATGGCGCCGAGGTCGAGCGCGTTCGAACCCACCCACATGAGGTGGTTCAGGATGCGGGTGATCTCATCGAACATCGTGCGGATGTACTGCGCACGGATAGGTGCCTCGATGCCCATGAGGTTTTCGATGGCGCGCACGTAGGCGTGCTCGTTGCACATCATCGAAACGTAATCCAGGCGATCCATGTAGCCGATCGACTGGTTGAACGGCTTGGCTTCGGCGAGCTTCTCGGTGCCACGGTGCAGCAGGCCGATGTGCGGATCGGCACGGACGATGGTCTCGCCGTCCATTTCCAGCACCAGGCGCAGCACGCCGTGCGCAGCGGGATGCTGCGGGCCAAAGTTCATCGTGTAATTGCGGATTTCTTCCACGGCTTAATTCTCCCGCCAGCGGTCAGCGGCTTCCGCCCTGGCCTGATCGAGGTCGGCATCGTTGCGGATCGTGCGCGGGACAAGCACGCGCGGCTCGATCGAGACCGGTTCATAGACAACGCGCTTCTGCTCGGCGTCGTAGCGGACTTCGACGTTGCCGATGAGCGGGAAATCCTTGCGGAACGGATGGCCGACGAAACCGTAATCCGTGAGGATGCGGCGCAGGTCGGGGTGGCCATCGAAAATGATGCCGAAGAGGTCGAACGCTTCGCGCTCGAACCAGTCGGCGCCCGGCCAGATGCCCGTCACCGACGGCACCACCGGGAAGTTGTCGTCTTCGCAGAATGCACGCAGGCGGATGCGCTGGTTGTTTTCCAGCGACAGCAGGTGGTACACGGCGGCGAAGCGGCGCGGCATGTCGACGTTGCGCGGACGCTCGGCCCAGGTGAAGCGGCCCACGGTGTCGCCTTCCACGCCGCGCGAGAAGCTCTCGCCCTGCGCGGTGTCGGTGTCCCACTCGGCCTTGCCGTAGCTCAGGTAGTCGACGCCACAGATGTCGATGAAGACGGTGAAGCGGAATGCCGGCTCGTCGCGCAGCGCGGTGGCCACGGCGATGAGGTCGCGCGGGGCGACCTCGGCGGTGACTTCATTGCGTTCGACCTTCACCGACAGCATGTCGCCGAAGCGCGCGGCGAGGCGTTCGACCAGCGAGGTCTCGTTATTAACGCTCATGTGCAAGCCCTGTTAGCGCGCGATCGTGTGGGTGCGGCGGATCTTCTTCTGCAACTGCAGGATGCCGTGGATCAGCGCTTCGGCCG
This window harbors:
- a CDS encoding NADH-quinone oxidoreductase subunit D; its protein translation is MEEIRNYTMNFGPQHPAAHGVLRLVLEMDGETIVRADPHIGLLHRGTEKLAEAKPFNQSIGYMDRLDYVSMMCNEHAYVRAIENLMGIEAPIRAQYIRTMFDEITRILNHLMWVGSNALDLGAMAVFLYAFREREELMDVYEAVSGARMHATYYRPGGVYRDLPEQMPQYRESPWHKGGDLKRLNQWREGSMLDYLTEFTNDFPKRVDEYELLLTNNRIWKQRTVGIGVVSPEKAQAWGMTGAMLRGSGIEWDLRKKQPYAAYGAMDFDIPVGVNGDCYDRYLVRVEEMRQSNRIIRQCVDWLKANPGPVMVQNYKVAPPSRVEMKNDMEALIHHFKLFTEGYGVPAGETYAAVEAPKGEFGCYLVSDGANKPFRVHLRAPGFAHLSSMDAFVRGHMLADVVAMIGTYDLVFGEVDR
- a CDS encoding NADH-quinone oxidoreductase subunit C — its product is MSVNNETSLVERLAARFGDMLSVKVERNEVTAEVAPRDLIAVATALRDEPAFRFTVFIDICGVDYLSYGKAEWDTDTAQGESFSRGVEGDTVGRFTWAERPRNVDMPRRFAAVYHLLSLENNQRIRLRAFCEDDNFPVVPSVTGIWPGADWFEREAFDLFGIIFDGHPDLRRILTDYGFVGHPFRKDFPLIGNVEVRYDAEQKRVVYEPVSIEPRVLVPRTIRNDADLDQARAEAADRWREN